A portion of the Mesobacillus sp. AQ2 genome contains these proteins:
- a CDS encoding GNAT family protein — MFLYKIDDQLSLKQAEVNDAERLFESTESGREYMKEWLPWLDFTVTVDDTREFVKGTMLGYAENRSLTTVILYEGEIVGTAGFNSINWSNKTAYIGYWLGHGYQGKGIMTRVAKGLTDYAFQHLKLNKVEIRAAEENKKSRGIPERLGFVKEGRIRQAEWLYDHFVDHIVYGVLADEWDTIE; from the coding sequence ATGTTTTTATACAAAATAGATGACCAATTATCATTAAAGCAGGCAGAAGTGAATGACGCAGAACGATTGTTCGAATCAACCGAAAGTGGTCGCGAATATATGAAAGAGTGGCTGCCATGGCTAGATTTTACAGTTACTGTTGATGATACAAGGGAGTTCGTCAAGGGAACGATGTTAGGTTATGCGGAGAACAGAAGCTTGACGACAGTGATTTTATATGAAGGGGAAATAGTGGGGACAGCTGGATTTAACAGTATCAATTGGTCAAACAAAACAGCATACATTGGGTATTGGCTCGGCCATGGATACCAGGGTAAAGGGATTATGACCAGAGTGGCCAAGGGGTTGACTGACTATGCTTTTCAACATCTTAAATTGAATAAGGTTGAAATTCGGGCTGCTGAGGAAAATAAAAAGAGCAGGGGTATTCCCGAACGGTTAGGATTTGTGAAAGAAGGAAGGATCAGGCAGGCAGAATGGTTATACGATCATTTTGTGGATCACATCGTTTATGGCGTTTTAGCTGATGAGTGGGATACCATTGAATAA
- a CDS encoding GNAT family N-acetyltransferase — MNLVKSSQEKISVEMEIMNSHPDYNLLADGKQILDEQDLLKEHEEGNDLDKERFLIEEKGEYIGIIDFIMKNPRDGKPWLGLLIIHKSWTRQALAEKALAIYEAMMNKRGITEVRLGCFAANQPGLSFWTKQGFIRVKQIEFRDKPLWVMEKNIEKGESSES; from the coding sequence ATGAACTTGGTGAAAAGCAGTCAGGAAAAAATCTCTGTTGAGATGGAAATCATGAATTCGCATCCTGACTATAATTTACTGGCGGATGGGAAACAAATACTAGATGAACAAGATTTACTGAAGGAGCATGAAGAGGGAAACGACCTCGATAAAGAGCGTTTTCTCATCGAAGAGAAAGGGGAATATATCGGTATCATTGATTTTATCATGAAAAATCCAAGGGACGGAAAGCCGTGGCTAGGATTGCTGATTATACATAAATCATGGACCAGGCAAGCACTGGCAGAAAAAGCTCTGGCAATATACGAAGCAATGATGAACAAAAGAGGTATAACTGAAGTTCGATTAGGATGTTTTGCAGCAAACCAGCCTGGCTTATCATTTTGGACAAAGCAAGGGTTTATAAGGGTAAAACAAATAGAATTTCGTGACAAGCCGTTGTGGGTCATGGAAAAAAACATAGAAAAAGGCGAATCAAGTGAGTCTTGA
- a CDS encoding DUF4230 domain-containing protein: protein MDKQEHIISKMDELLGEMRAGRAESASSIALPLRHKSLPKYIPIIKFLILLLFLAAGFASAFWYFKGNTGKVESTVFIEQVHGLAALATAEAHVKTVIEKEDNEIFGEKIRYNLPGTKREMLLIVPATVIAGVDLEAIDQKDMKVDEERKVIEIVLPKATFLQEPSIKMDQVRTFSDEGLLSGKIEWDEGFDLAAAAQEQIKQEAMSSGVLQKADENAQVVLKEFFGHLGYKTVIKGQ from the coding sequence ATGGACAAGCAGGAACATATCATTTCGAAAATGGATGAACTATTGGGTGAAATGAGGGCGGGAAGGGCGGAAAGCGCATCATCGATTGCTCTGCCGCTTCGCCATAAGAGTTTGCCAAAGTACATTCCGATTATCAAATTTCTGATTCTTTTGCTCTTTTTAGCAGCTGGTTTCGCTTCAGCATTCTGGTATTTCAAAGGGAATACGGGAAAGGTAGAATCAACTGTGTTTATCGAACAAGTTCACGGACTGGCTGCATTGGCAACTGCGGAAGCACATGTGAAGACTGTCATTGAAAAGGAAGATAATGAAATATTCGGAGAGAAAATCCGCTATAATCTTCCTGGGACCAAACGTGAAATGCTGCTGATTGTTCCAGCCACTGTAATTGCTGGAGTTGATCTGGAGGCTATCGATCAAAAAGACATGAAGGTGGACGAAGAGCGAAAGGTAATAGAAATAGTTCTGCCAAAAGCAACTTTCCTCCAGGAACCTTCCATTAAAATGGATCAGGTCAGAACCTTTTCAGATGAAGGACTTTTGAGTGGGAAAATAGAGTGGGATGAAGGCTTTGATCTTGCTGCTGCTGCCCAGGAGCAAATTAAGCAGGAAGCAATGAGTTCAGGAGTCTTACAAAAAGCTGACGAAAATGCCCAAGTCGTTTTAAAGGAGTTTTTTGGGCACCTGGGATATAAAACTGTTATAAAAGGACAGTAA
- the fdhF gene encoding formate dehydrogenase subunit alpha → MSDSKFTIQINGKEYSAVVGQKILEVARAEDVFIPGVCYHPDLGTIQTCDTCYVMVDGQLTRSCTMKAEPGMKVDTMSDQVKTAQYEAMSRILKNHELYCTVCDNNNGNCTIHNTVEDMGLAHQKYPFVAKPYPPDNSHPFYRYEPDQCILCGRCVEACQDLQVNETLTIDWSREVPRVIWDNDVPIDQSSCVSCGHCVNVCPCNALMEKSMLGNAGFLTGIAPNILAPMIDMTKEVEPGYREIFAVSEVEAAMRKARINRTKTVCTYCGVGCSFEVWTKDREILKIQTKTEAPVNGISTCVKGKFGWDFVNSEERLTKPLIRKGEEFVEATWDEALSLIAEKLSGIKEEHGPDAIGYIASSKCSNEENFLFQKFARGIMGTNNVDNCSRYCQSPATTGLMRTVGLGGDSGTMEDIMASELVMVVGANPAESHPVLATRIKRAHKLHGQKLVVVDLRENELAERADLFLHPNPGTDIILLNAIAKYFFDQGWEDTAFLAERVNGLEEFKASLDKFTLEYAAEKTGITMEQLLRLAKMIKEAKSVCILWAMGVTQHMGASDTSTAISNLLLVTGNYGRTGTGAYPLRGHNNVQGACDFGTLPPWMPGYEPVNDEAVRAKYKAAWGVDLPENPGYDNHHMVEAINKGKMKALYLFGEDMAIVDANSNYVHSTFEKLDFFVVQDIFFSKTAQFADVILPAAPSLEKDGTFTNTERRIQRFYKVFEPLGDAKPDWLIFQELANRLGADWNYQHPSEIMDEAAKLVNIFAGVSYERLEEWESLVWPVNPDGTDTPLLYTDKFGFPDGKARLVPVDWTVPFNPGADFDLHLNNGRILEHFHEGNMTHKTEGLVHKVPDVWLEISPELAAERNLEDGALVGLTSPYGHVEVRVIVTDRVKGHELYLPMNTAEDNEAVNRLTSSYHDIITHTPAYKEMGVKMEVLETSGEPPLPNHNHRYGNRIPQISVKVEEKWKRADYIPISEIDDLKEGYYGESDQAN, encoded by the coding sequence ATGAGTGATTCGAAATTTACGATACAGATTAATGGCAAGGAATACAGTGCCGTAGTGGGACAGAAGATTTTAGAAGTCGCAAGAGCTGAAGATGTCTTTATTCCTGGTGTCTGTTACCATCCAGACCTGGGAACCATCCAGACATGTGATACATGCTACGTGATGGTGGATGGCCAATTGACGCGGTCATGTACGATGAAGGCTGAGCCAGGGATGAAAGTCGATACCATGTCCGATCAGGTAAAGACAGCACAGTATGAGGCAATGTCAAGGATCCTTAAAAATCATGAACTGTATTGTACCGTTTGCGATAACAACAATGGTAACTGCACGATCCATAACACTGTTGAAGATATGGGGCTTGCCCATCAGAAGTATCCATTTGTAGCTAAACCGTATCCCCCGGATAATTCACATCCTTTTTACCGGTACGAGCCTGACCAGTGCATCCTTTGCGGCCGCTGTGTTGAAGCTTGTCAGGATTTACAGGTGAATGAAACGCTCACGATCGACTGGAGCCGGGAAGTTCCAAGGGTCATTTGGGACAATGATGTTCCGATTGACCAATCTTCCTGCGTATCCTGCGGGCATTGTGTGAATGTATGTCCTTGTAACGCCCTGATGGAAAAATCAATGCTCGGGAATGCCGGTTTTCTGACCGGAATCGCTCCAAATATTCTTGCTCCAATGATTGATATGACAAAAGAGGTGGAACCGGGGTATCGTGAAATTTTTGCTGTATCTGAGGTTGAAGCAGCAATGAGAAAAGCGCGGATTAATCGTACCAAAACGGTCTGTACTTATTGTGGAGTGGGCTGCAGCTTCGAGGTCTGGACAAAGGACCGTGAAATTTTGAAAATCCAGACAAAGACAGAGGCACCGGTTAACGGAATCTCCACTTGTGTAAAAGGAAAATTCGGCTGGGATTTCGTCAACAGTGAAGAGCGTCTGACAAAGCCGCTCATCAGAAAAGGCGAAGAATTTGTTGAGGCGACATGGGATGAAGCCCTTTCCCTGATTGCCGAAAAACTTTCTGGAATCAAAGAGGAACATGGTCCGGATGCAATCGGTTATATTGCCTCTTCAAAATGCTCAAATGAAGAAAACTTCCTGTTCCAAAAGTTCGCCCGGGGAATTATGGGGACTAATAATGTCGACAATTGCTCCAGATACTGTCAGTCTCCAGCGACGACAGGATTGATGCGAACCGTAGGACTTGGCGGGGATTCAGGAACTATGGAGGATATCATGGCATCCGAGCTTGTGATGGTGGTCGGCGCGAATCCGGCTGAATCACACCCTGTTTTGGCGACAAGGATCAAACGTGCCCATAAGCTCCATGGCCAGAAGCTCGTCGTCGTGGATTTAAGGGAGAATGAACTGGCAGAGCGAGCCGATTTATTCCTGCATCCTAATCCAGGAACAGATATCATCTTGCTGAATGCCATTGCGAAATACTTCTTTGACCAGGGCTGGGAGGATACAGCTTTCCTTGCTGAGCGTGTGAATGGCTTGGAAGAATTCAAGGCGTCTCTTGATAAATTCACCCTGGAATATGCGGCAGAAAAAACAGGCATCACCATGGAACAGCTGCTTCGCCTTGCAAAAATGATCAAGGAAGCCAAATCTGTCTGTATCCTGTGGGCGATGGGTGTTACCCAGCATATGGGTGCATCGGATACAAGCACCGCCATTTCGAATTTGCTGCTGGTAACAGGGAACTATGGACGGACTGGAACAGGTGCTTACCCATTGCGCGGACATAACAATGTCCAGGGAGCTTGCGATTTTGGAACATTGCCGCCTTGGATGCCTGGCTATGAGCCTGTGAACGATGAAGCTGTCCGGGCTAAATATAAGGCTGCCTGGGGAGTAGACCTGCCTGAAAACCCTGGTTATGACAACCACCATATGGTTGAGGCCATCAATAAAGGGAAGATGAAAGCACTCTATCTGTTTGGCGAGGACATGGCTATCGTGGATGCGAACTCCAACTATGTACATTCCACCTTTGAAAAACTCGATTTCTTCGTAGTCCAGGATATATTTTTCAGCAAGACGGCTCAGTTTGCTGATGTCATTTTACCGGCTGCGCCAAGTCTTGAAAAGGATGGGACGTTCACGAACACTGAAAGGCGGATCCAGAGATTCTACAAAGTATTTGAGCCGCTGGGAGATGCAAAGCCTGACTGGCTGATATTCCAGGAACTCGCTAATCGACTTGGTGCTGATTGGAACTACCAGCATCCTTCCGAAATCATGGACGAGGCGGCCAAGCTCGTGAATATATTCGCTGGAGTAAGCTATGAACGGCTCGAGGAGTGGGAGTCGCTGGTATGGCCGGTTAACCCGGATGGAACCGACACACCTCTGCTGTACACCGATAAATTTGGCTTCCCTGATGGAAAGGCAAGGCTAGTGCCTGTCGACTGGACAGTACCATTCAATCCGGGCGCGGATTTTGATTTACATCTCAATAATGGGCGCATACTTGAGCATTTCCATGAAGGCAATATGACACATAAAACCGAGGGTCTGGTGCATAAAGTGCCTGATGTATGGCTCGAGATTTCACCTGAGCTTGCAGCTGAACGAAATCTTGAGGATGGAGCACTTGTGGGGCTGACTTCGCCGTATGGCCATGTTGAAGTCCGGGTGATTGTGACCGACAGAGTAAAAGGGCATGAATTGTATCTGCCGATGAATACAGCGGAGGATAATGAGGCTGTGAACAGGCTGACAAGCAGCTATCACGATATCATTACCCATACTCCTGCCTATAAGGAGATGGGAGTTAAAATGGAAGTGCTCGAAACCTCTGGCGAACCGCCGCTTCCGAATCATAATCATCGTTATGGAAACAGGATTCCTCAGATTAGTGTGAAGGTGGAGGAAAAATGGAAGCGGGCTGACTATATACCGATTTCAGAAATAGATGACTTGAAGGAGGGATATTATGGCGAAAGCGATCAGGCAAATTAG
- a CDS encoding H-type small acid-soluble spore protein encodes MDLQRVKEILTAEDEISVHYHGMPIWIESIDATSSMAVISARGSHEERQLVSIDGLDER; translated from the coding sequence ATGGATTTGCAACGGGTAAAAGAAATCCTCACTGCAGAAGATGAAATTTCTGTCCACTACCACGGAATGCCGATCTGGATTGAAAGCATCGATGCTACTTCAAGTATGGCGGTCATCTCGGCAAGAGGTTCCCATGAAGAACGACAGCTTGTTTCGATTGACGGTTTAGATGAGAGATGA
- a CDS encoding formate/nitrite transporter family protein produces the protein MAYHPPYKIAQLTAEHGQKKANLPFSSVLVLGFLGGAFISLGYLLDIRVIASLPEEWGSLSSLIGAAVFPVGLILIIIAGGELLTGNMMAVSMAYLSRRISLGLLLKNWFWITLFNLIGALFVAYFFGQVAELTTSGPYLDKTVAIAGGKLEHGFLSSLVSAIGCNWLVGLAVWLAYGAEDIGGKILAIWFPIMAFVAIGFQHVVANMFVIPAAIFSGYYSWNDFIANFIPVFIGNAIGGAVFVSVFYWIAYRGTMETGSRKEPKRRPNQTGTNRHGLMRAAGLRRQGNE, from the coding sequence ATGGCGTACCATCCACCTTACAAAATTGCACAATTGACAGCTGAACATGGACAGAAGAAAGCGAATCTTCCTTTTTCAAGTGTGCTTGTACTGGGTTTTCTCGGCGGGGCTTTCATTTCCCTTGGCTATTTGCTTGATATCCGTGTCATCGCCAGTCTTCCAGAGGAATGGGGGTCGCTTAGCTCATTGATCGGTGCGGCTGTTTTTCCTGTAGGACTCATCTTGATCATTATTGCTGGCGGGGAACTGCTGACAGGGAATATGATGGCTGTTTCGATGGCTTATTTGTCCAGAAGGATCTCTCTGGGATTACTGTTGAAGAATTGGTTTTGGATTACTTTATTTAATTTAATTGGTGCCTTGTTTGTCGCCTACTTCTTCGGCCAGGTTGCAGAATTGACTACCTCTGGCCCTTATCTTGACAAAACGGTGGCAATCGCCGGCGGTAAGCTGGAGCATGGTTTCTTATCATCGCTCGTATCGGCAATTGGCTGCAATTGGCTGGTCGGTCTGGCTGTCTGGCTTGCATATGGCGCGGAGGATATCGGGGGTAAAATCCTGGCGATCTGGTTTCCGATTATGGCGTTCGTCGCGATTGGTTTCCAGCACGTTGTCGCCAATATGTTCGTCATTCCAGCGGCAATCTTCTCTGGCTACTACAGCTGGAATGATTTTATTGCTAACTTTATTCCCGTATTCATTGGCAATGCGATTGGTGGTGCTGTGTTTGTCTCAGTGTTTTACTGGATTGCTTATCGCGGAACAATGGAAACCGGATCCAGGAAAGAACCGAAGCGAAGGCCAAACCAGACGGGTACTAACCGGCATGGTTTGATGAGAGCTGCAGGATTAAGGAGGCAGGGAAATGAGTGA
- the fdhD gene encoding formate dehydrogenase accessory sulfurtransferase FdhD: MEPIEVKREIIRYGKGFAERVEDSIVTEHPVTIKINGAEFATLVCSPDFIEDLVIGFLASEGVIRKYDDLEDIWIEEKLGTAHVKTKKVNPYYLNFQGKRYITSCCGAGRQGFVFINDALTAKKMEQVRIKISSRDCFSLMKEMQESSPVFQNTGGVHNAALCQSGKVVISRMDIGRHNALDKIYGHCLKNSIPLSDKVLAFSGRISAEILLKASKIGCEIVLSKSAPTELALKLAEDLGITTIGFIRDESLNVYTGQERVFLE, from the coding sequence CTGGAACCAATTGAAGTGAAACGGGAAATCATCCGATATGGTAAAGGTTTCGCCGAACGAGTTGAAGACAGTATCGTAACAGAACACCCTGTTACAATAAAAATCAATGGCGCAGAGTTTGCCACTCTTGTTTGCTCGCCGGATTTTATTGAGGACCTTGTCATCGGCTTTTTGGCTTCGGAAGGCGTAATCCGTAAGTATGATGATTTGGAAGATATATGGATAGAAGAAAAATTAGGTACAGCACATGTGAAAACAAAAAAGGTCAATCCATATTACCTCAATTTCCAGGGGAAAAGATACATTACTTCCTGTTGTGGAGCAGGAAGGCAGGGGTTTGTTTTTATCAATGATGCCCTGACTGCAAAAAAGATGGAACAGGTAAGGATAAAGATTTCATCGCGGGACTGTTTTTCTTTGATGAAGGAAATGCAGGAATCATCACCAGTATTTCAAAATACGGGAGGGGTCCACAACGCGGCACTTTGCCAGTCAGGTAAAGTAGTGATTTCCAGGATGGACATTGGCAGGCATAATGCTCTGGATAAAATTTATGGTCACTGCCTGAAAAACAGTATTCCACTTTCGGATAAGGTCCTTGCCTTCAGCGGTAGAATTTCTGCGGAAATACTCCTGAAGGCATCAAAGATTGGCTGCGAAATTGTTTTATCGAAATCTGCTCCTACAGAACTTGCCTTAAAGCTTGCAGAGGATTTGGGCATTACAACAATCGGTTTTATCCGAGATGAATCCCTTAATGTGTACACTGGCCAGGAAAGGGTATTTCTTGAATGA
- a CDS encoding alkaline phosphatase family protein produces MTTRIFKFITFIIFLSGICATTANAENKSQVVLISFDGMRNDLTRNYVKDGKLPNIEHVIKNGTMAKYSTTVRPSLTAPSHAAIATGATPLKTSIVSNVWQQKDSAMTNQKDAFMSELEVDPLWVSARKQGKTTATVAFAGANPAVGKQADFTIYYGDTWSPSKQEKLHFQEASGWSRPPESYSPLKEASFHIKVKDGKNQKVHVLAVDSTNDQEKNYDLFMVTDQKTERNNPVISNGWGSMELEVQENSNAGFWFKITAEDQSLDNGAVIYQSAVTSGLIDGPKGFSEQIRGKFGFFPPQEDDRALEKGWISRKEYEQISERFANWVTDVSLFIKNEYEPDLLMFYAPQIDHQEHKYLLTDPRQPGFTKNESKKNAEYIRWAYKTADKTVGKTVKALDENDYLFIVSDHGMEPAHSAIEPNKVLKDNNLLVLDSAGKIDYKKSKAIAIPSGSAAHVYINLKSREKYGIVPPEKYEEIRSEIIQAFKGVEVDRNENGPVIKYHLKEIWNSTINLSFNGLKENTESLYGYLTNAKEHPYQEIKKIPQQGNLKERNAGDVLLMAAPGYIMGKGVSNIVKTTPELGTHGGDPGREKLKAVFMAMGPDISNGKQIGSVSTLDIAPTIYNLLRLETPSYVEGKNIEELTE; encoded by the coding sequence ATGACAACAAGAATCTTTAAGTTCATCACCTTTATTATTTTTTTATCAGGTATTTGCGCTACAACGGCAAATGCAGAAAACAAGAGTCAGGTAGTCCTGATCTCATTTGATGGCATGCGAAATGACCTTACAAGGAATTATGTAAAGGACGGCAAACTGCCTAATATAGAACATGTGATCAAAAATGGAACTATGGCGAAATATTCCACCACCGTAAGGCCTTCTCTCACGGCACCTTCACATGCAGCAATCGCTACAGGAGCGACTCCTCTTAAAACATCCATCGTCAGCAATGTTTGGCAGCAGAAAGACTCAGCAATGACAAACCAAAAGGATGCTTTTATGAGTGAGCTTGAGGTGGATCCGTTGTGGGTATCAGCCAGAAAACAGGGGAAAACAACTGCCACTGTTGCTTTTGCCGGTGCCAATCCAGCCGTCGGGAAACAAGCAGACTTCACGATATATTATGGAGATACATGGTCCCCGAGCAAACAGGAGAAACTCCATTTCCAGGAGGCTTCGGGGTGGAGTAGGCCTCCTGAGAGTTACAGTCCATTAAAGGAAGCATCTTTTCACATTAAAGTCAAAGACGGTAAAAATCAAAAGGTTCATGTACTAGCCGTTGATTCAACCAATGACCAGGAAAAAAATTATGATTTATTCATGGTCACCGATCAAAAAACGGAAAGAAACAACCCGGTCATATCCAATGGCTGGGGATCAATGGAACTGGAGGTTCAAGAAAACAGCAATGCAGGATTTTGGTTCAAGATCACAGCTGAGGACCAAAGTCTCGACAATGGGGCTGTGATTTACCAATCAGCAGTAACATCCGGTTTGATAGATGGACCAAAAGGTTTTTCTGAACAAATCAGGGGAAAATTCGGTTTCTTTCCACCTCAGGAGGATGATCGTGCACTTGAAAAGGGCTGGATATCAAGGAAAGAATACGAACAAATATCGGAAAGATTTGCAAACTGGGTAACTGACGTGTCCCTTTTTATCAAAAACGAGTATGAGCCTGATTTACTGATGTTTTACGCGCCGCAAATTGACCATCAGGAGCATAAGTATCTGCTAACTGACCCAAGACAGCCTGGTTTTACAAAGAATGAATCAAAGAAGAACGCTGAATATATTCGGTGGGCGTATAAGACGGCTGATAAGACAGTAGGTAAAACAGTCAAAGCACTGGATGAAAATGATTACTTGTTCATCGTATCTGACCATGGAATGGAACCTGCACATTCAGCGATTGAGCCTAATAAAGTTTTGAAGGACAATAACCTTCTCGTACTTGACTCAGCTGGAAAGATTGATTACAAAAAATCGAAAGCAATTGCGATTCCAAGTGGATCTGCTGCTCATGTTTACATCAATTTGAAATCACGCGAAAAATATGGAATCGTGCCGCCTGAAAAATATGAAGAGATTCGTTCTGAAATCATCCAAGCCTTCAAGGGCGTTGAGGTGGACAGGAATGAGAATGGACCAGTCATCAAGTATCACCTTAAAGAAATATGGAATAGCACCATCAATCTGTCTTTCAATGGATTAAAGGAGAATACAGAGAGTTTGTATGGCTATCTGACAAATGCGAAAGAACATCCATACCAGGAAATAAAAAAAATACCTCAACAAGGAAATTTAAAAGAACGGAATGCAGGAGATGTTCTTTTAATGGCTGCTCCAGGTTATATTATGGGAAAGGGTGTATCTAATATTGTTAAAACGACACCTGAATTGGGAACCCATGGCGGGGATCCTGGCCGGGAGAAATTGAAAGCTGTCTTCATGGCCATGGGGCCAGACATTAGCAATGGCAAGCAAATTGGTTCCGTCTCAACCTTAGATATCGCTCCAACTATCTACAATTTACTTAGATTGGAAACACCTTCGTATGTTGAAGGGAAGAATATTGAGGAGCTTACCGAATAA
- the ascB gene encoding 6-phospho-beta-glucosidase, with amino-acid sequence MNTYKFPEGFLWGGATAANQIEGGYHEGNKGLNVADVLPGGKARYDILTKPGFDFEIKSGEYYPNHEAIDFYHRYKEDIALFAEMGFKAFRMSIAWTRIFPNGDEQEPNEEGLAFYDRVLDELHKYGIEPVVTISHYEMPLYLVKEYGGWRSREVVTFFEKYARTILNRYKDKVKYWMTFNEINSALVMPINGLGFSIEKEEDRYQPTFQAYHHQFVASALAVKACREIIPGSQIGCMILFAPVYPYDSNPENVLHALQEEQLFNYFCGDVQVRGEYPSFIKHYFKDHNIELKIEDGDLEILKEGTVDYVGFSYYMSRTEKKEKANEDSSEGNIIGGVRNPFLEVSDWGWEIDPVGLRISLNKLYDRYQIPLFVVENGLGAYDQLEEDGSINDDYRIDYLREHIKAMGEAIEDGVDLMGYTSWGCIDMVSMSTGEFSKRYGYIYVDKHDDGSGTLERKRKKSFFWYKDVIETNGEKL; translated from the coding sequence ATGAATACATACAAATTTCCTGAAGGTTTTTTATGGGGTGGTGCAACGGCTGCAAACCAGATTGAAGGGGGCTATCATGAAGGAAATAAGGGCCTGAATGTGGCTGATGTTCTGCCAGGCGGAAAAGCAAGATACGATATTTTAACAAAGCCAGGTTTTGACTTTGAAATCAAGTCGGGCGAGTACTACCCTAATCATGAGGCAATTGACTTTTACCACCGCTATAAAGAAGATATTGCTTTGTTTGCGGAAATGGGATTCAAGGCGTTCAGGATGTCAATCGCCTGGACGAGGATATTTCCAAATGGCGATGAGCAGGAGCCCAATGAGGAGGGGCTTGCGTTTTATGATCGGGTGCTGGATGAATTACATAAGTATGGGATTGAACCGGTCGTTACGATATCCCACTATGAAATGCCGCTCTATCTGGTAAAAGAATATGGAGGCTGGCGCAGCCGGGAAGTGGTTACTTTTTTTGAAAAATATGCCCGAACAATCCTAAACCGCTACAAGGACAAAGTTAAGTACTGGATGACCTTTAATGAAATCAACAGTGCTCTAGTTATGCCGATTAATGGTTTAGGCTTTTCGATTGAAAAAGAAGAAGATCGATACCAGCCGACTTTCCAGGCGTATCATCACCAATTCGTAGCAAGTGCTCTTGCCGTAAAAGCTTGCCGGGAAATTATTCCTGGTTCGCAAATCGGATGCATGATTCTGTTTGCACCAGTTTACCCTTATGACAGCAATCCGGAAAATGTACTGCACGCTTTACAGGAAGAACAGCTTTTCAATTATTTTTGCGGAGATGTGCAGGTTCGGGGAGAGTATCCTTCTTTCATTAAACACTACTTCAAGGATCACAATATTGAACTCAAAATCGAAGATGGTGATCTTGAAATTTTAAAAGAGGGCACTGTGGATTATGTGGGCTTTAGTTATTATATGTCACGTACCGAGAAGAAAGAGAAAGCGAACGAGGATTCCTCAGAAGGAAACATCATTGGCGGTGTGCGAAATCCGTTCCTAGAGGTAAGTGACTGGGGATGGGAAATCGACCCGGTTGGGCTTCGCATAAGCTTGAACAAACTGTATGACCGTTACCAAATCCCTCTTTTTGTTGTGGAAAATGGTTTAGGAGCTTATGATCAGCTTGAAGAAGATGGAAGCATCAACGATGATTATCGAATCGACTATCTCCGGGAACACATCAAGGCGATGGGTGAAGCGATTGAAGATGGTGTTGATTTAATGGGATACACAAGCTGGGGCTGTATCGACATGGTCAGCATGTCTACTGGTGAATTTTCTAAACGATATGGGTACATCTACGTGGACAAACACGATGATGGCAGCGGTACGCTGGAACGGAAAAGGAAAAAGTCTTTCTTCTGGTATAAAGATGTGATAGAGACCAACGGGGAAAAGCTATAA